The genomic region GATCGAAGTTTAGAAGTGGTAAGTGTTTTTATTACAAAACGGATAGTTCTGATTCTGAATTCTGATTGGCTGAGCCTCGCAAGTCAAGCATTTGTAAATTACTCGAAATATCCACTCATGTGACTGCACAACTGAGTTTAATATTAAGGTGCCAAGTTACCATCTTATCTGTGTCTGTTTAGCAATGACCTAGAAACCCTAGCAAGAACCTACTATTTTGGTTCTTATTAATAGTTTGAATTTgcttttatttgcatattttttatggtttatttaatttttacttttagggttaattaattttgttacatgtttttgtcatttttacattttgtttttttttaaaataaatacaggttTAATTTTTCCCCCCCgttttattatttatctatttatgtacttatttgtttatttattttttatttaaaatgtatttatctaTGGTAACTGATTTATCAGTTTATCATGTAAACCTCTatgccaaataaaaaataaaataaaataaaataaaaagtcattttATCATGTAAACCTCAATGGCAAccgatattaaaataaataaataaaataaaataaaatattaatattaatgttcaTCTTGTAAACCTCTATGACaactgaaaataaaatcaaataagaattaaattaaattaaaatgatagtATTAATGTTAGAGTCATTTTACTGTGTAAACCTCTTtggaaactgaaaataaaataaatgtttttttatgattttaatttatAAACCTCTATTgcaactgaataaaataaaataataaagttagTATTAATGTTAGAGTCATGTGTAAACCTCTATGgcaactgaaaataaaataaaaaaataaaaaataataaaataaattaaaataaaataatacaatagaGTTAGTATTAATGTTAGAGTTATTTTACTGTGTAAACCTCTATGTCAACTGAAAATTAAAAAGTTAGttagtattttattaatttgcttttatttgtatatcttcaattttaattttaattttagggtttatataatttttacttagggttatttttctttttttttataaatattacttagttttaatttttttataatttaataatttctagttttagttcagtttgagttttttccagttttatttattcatttatcattttagttttagttcagttttagatTGTATTTACTTCCAGTTAGCAATTTTAGTGTTTtaacttaaactaaacaaaaattagaaatgttgtctTAACAGCTAACTGAAATATGCTTAGGTTtttctattaatattttattttattttatttcaccttctttttaattaacaaaaaatgGTTTTAGCTTTAGATACTTTTTACAAATTGTTTtcaataaactgaaataaattaaaatataaatgttacaaaaaataaaaaaattaaagatattattatcacgtaaaattaaaaattacaacTGAAAAAGCTAGAAGATTTTTTCTCAGCTCAGATACATTTGTCTAGTCAAGACATTGTTCCAACAGTTTCTGCTAATGCCGCCAATAAGGGCAACCAGCGAGTGAATCAACATGCGTGTTTGTCGGTGTGATTAGCACGAGGTGTGAAGGCAGCGCTGCACTGGTTGTGGTGATGATGACTAAAGCTCTGGCGCGAGGGGAGGGGAGCGCTTGTGTGTGCGGCGTGGGCCGACCCCTGGGAAGCTTCCTGAGAAGATGCGGAGTGACAGTTAAGGCCCAATTAGCCCCGTGCGCTGCGGCCAGCATAGAGCAGCAGAAGGACTGATGGGCCCAGCCAAGCGTTCAGCATTCAGCCACTGGCGCTGATACTGTCAAGACTCGCTGCCTCCGTCTCCCTCTCTTCCCTCTCAGCCGTACACGCTGCCAGAGTTTCCCTCCCACCCACAACCAGTTCTGgagaatgttacttttaaaagtaacgcacTGCATTGTTGCACTGTAATGAAAGttctaaaaatgaaacaaaaagttACATTGTTACTTTCTTAAAGGGAAAGGTCTTCATTTACTCACATACTTTGgtgtattttattcatatttatatgtGCTTTTTTATATTACTacttagctttaatttattttaatttcatttttagttcTAGTAACTATTATTTCAGCTTATTTCAGTATGTTTCTAAGAAAACAcgtaaaaaaacttttaaatttcttgtttttgtttatattttattttattttaattaacaaattgATTTTTAACATCTTTAGTTAACATGACAATGTAGGCCTTTGCGCCGATGCTACAAGCAAGGAGGATAACAGTAGCATGTCACATTATTGTGTTACTCCTAGAAAATTACATGATTATGCAATGATGAAGTGAAAGGTTCGAAACTGTGATTTTcagtttaaaaaatttttttttttcttaggttGAATTAATTTTTGTtatatgtttttgtcatttatatgctttgttttttaataaatattaccatttaggtttgattattattatttatttttttaatgtaggtATACATTTTCTAAAAGTAACATGCTATATTACTTTGTtgaagtgcccctattatgccattttaaagataGCTAatgagtctcttaaaacaggtttacatgtatgcaagttcaaaaaacactttagttttctccaaaaatagatttaattttaccccgtttctaaatgattcgtaaacgactcgtgtgaagcagttcgaagaatcagtctctctaaacccctcctttccgtgagccctcactgctgtgattggtcagatggtgcagtccttcatgattggtctaccgctacagcgcaaaacgaaacggccattggcataactgaatgacagctgtggagacctgtcaatacatagaaaagatggcctcgattttaccctatcaattcgagccggagtctgacgatgaaacggttgaagtggcacatcgacaagaaactgtttcgcaagcacgactggagcaggacgtttctcagtggtaaGTGTCATATGtaaactgtggaaagtgcttgcaatttgcttttgtaagcgaaccgggcacacctctacgttgtgaacttcaacattgtataatgcataacactgcgttaagccatcgtttatcattatcattacttaaactaataaggcagacagacagtcaagctgcatcaatcacaatttttagactacattgcactcacagctgaacaacagaaacgcaagttagccggttaccataacgtacacaaatacgtattttgaacgatcgctagaaaatacaatcatcaattattaatcatacttacaggtagaagttcagaggagcacgccggtccaaataaactggccactgatccattttttaaaaccaagcgtttggtgaatctcgcgttgtaacgttactccccaagattggaaaagcagtcatcagtaaaatgacgcgaacacaacacaagattggaattgtactgctgaggtggtgttgaaaaaatgaatgttaaccactcattctttgtagattactctttcggaagcgcatataaaacaaatttactctcacagcgcaggatacagcgtcttcttgacatgatgtaatccacgtgaaaattgtactgtttgtgggcgggcaagttgttcgcgacatagaacgtgggcggacattacgcaaatgtgttagttcgtgacgtgtggccgtaacagaaaaagattcgaattgctgacgactcgtttaggcgaatgtgagccgactctttttttttttgatagacaaaaacttcatttatcgtgcactgtcggcgtcacaactttgcagatagtttatgttcacatacagctacatgacacactacatgaaatatcatatttgaaaaggcataataggggcactttaaaataaaaaataaaaaatgaaaatcagaaatgttacatatctgaaataaatatgtttaagctgaagaataaaaaaataaaataaaatgtttgtatTAGAGTCAATATATCATGTaaacctatatgtgaccctggaccacaaaaccagtcttaagtcgctggggtatgtttgtagcaatagccaaaaatacattgtatggctcaaaattattgatttttcttttatgccaaaaatcattaggaaattaagtacagatcatgttccatgaagattttttgtaaaattcctactgtaaatgtatcaaaatgtaatttttgattagtaatatgcattgttaagaacctaatttggacaactttaaaggtgattttctcagtattttgattttttgcaccctcagattctagattttcaaatagatgtatctcggccaaatattgtcctatcctaacaaaccatatatcaatagaaagcttatttactgagctttcatattatatatacatctcagttttgtaaaatttaaccttatgactggttttgtggtccagggtcacatatggcaactgatattaataaaatataaaaaataataataataaaaataaaaaatagaaaatgaaataaaatgttagtATTCATTTTTGAGTCATTTCATTGTGTAAACCTCTATgataactgaaaataaaataaaaaataaataaattaattaatgaaattaTAGTATTTTTTAGGATTTTAATGTGTAAACCACTATGGAAActgaataatataaaataaaaacaattgtaCTAATATTTGAGGCATTTTATTATTCCACCAAGGCAACtgatttaaataaagtaaaataaaataaaataaaatggaaaatctaataaagaaattaattaaagacaaaaaacttcaaaattagaaattaaaattaaaactgaaaatataaaaaattaaagcacaatatattcacaatattaataatttaacagTAGAATAAGAATAGAATAAAAAGCACTCTTTTCCAAAATGTGTTGGAAACAAGTTTTTTTTCCAGCTCTATTTTTCTTTTTGGACAAGACTGACATACTGTAGCTTGCACGcaaacatttcttatcattatcaatgttgaaaacagttgtgctgcttcatatttttgttgaAACAGAAGATTcactgatgaacagaaagttcaaaatcttttgtaacattacaaatgtctttaccatcacttttgatcaatttaatgcatccttgctgaataaaagtactaatttcctttgtaatatatttataCTGACCCttctgaatagtagtgtatagTAAAAGTAACTTTCAGTGTAAATTCCAAACTATAACCGTGTCTACTCATGAAAGGAAGTCTCATGTTCTCTGCTCTTTAATCTGTGGTTCATCAGCTCTTACCTCGTCCCATTCGGAGGCAAACGAGGGCATCTGCTCCATTTCCTTCCTCTCAGCAACACAGTTGGACAGGGATTCGCACCGGCCACCCAGAGGCCCGTCGTCCTCACAATGAGGGGAAGCCAGCAGGTcggagtctgatttagaaaggctgCGTGCCAACTTCAGATGCCCAGGTGGCTTCCTCAAATCCTGGGGTGACGGTTCGGACGACCCTTCACTCTCAGTCTGGTCCGGACGGGCCTGAGCGTCTGGCGCGGGATTGGACATTCCTGCAAGTTTTTCCTGTCTGGAACAGCAAAGCAGGGGTCTGTCTAAGGGTCTGGACACAAATCCTCTTTACCTGTAATAAGCAGACTATTAGTCCGTGTCCACCTGGTATTACTCAGTGTAAGCCTGTATTATCCATGGAATTAAACTTAAACTAGCAGCCTGCCGGATCTACAGCAGTACTAACCACTGTATGCATAGCATTCGTGGTACTAGTGTTTTTCAACCGGGGAGGGTTTAGGTGCCTGATCTACATTGTCACAGGGGTCCACCCACAGTTTGTGTTCCTCTGCCCTCCCCTTGCCAAGAAAATACATGGGTTTTTTGAAAGGCTCTTTCCTTCCCCTCCCTCCCTCCTCGTGTGTCTGTCTGTTTGACTCACTACTGCGCTCACTATAGACGCCCCGGTACTCTGCAGTGCATAACTCAGAAAAACTATTGATCACAAATCATTCAACAGCTTGCATTAAAATGTGCATAATATAGCTCGAAATAACTGCAATTGAAACAATGAGGTTAGACTCTTAAAGGAGcgttgtttaaataaataaaaacaataattattcaaataaatattgtttgtaacaataaaataatgaaatagttATTACGATTATTTAAAGTTTAATGTAGAACAATATGTTGACATTGTTCTTTGTGTCAGGGTTTAGGAtcttaatttaaatttataataaattataaaccaaataatgtaatttaaataaaattctttttaaaatacattttaaatttaatttaaacaaataattttcttttcttttaaaatttctttttttttctttttaacattttcatctaatatttatattttattttattttaattaacaaatcaTTCTTTAGTTAACTTGGCTTTGCGCCGATGTTACAAGGATGGAGGAAAGtgataaaaaaaatgacataaaaagaAAAGTAATGTAGGTATATTGGCATAAATTTCATAAAAGTAACGTTATATTATTGTGTTACTCCTAAAAAAAAGTGTTACATGACTATGCTATGGTAAAGTGAGAGGTTTGAAATCGTAATTTTCAGTGAAtaaatagatatattttttaaatatatgatatacaaatatatatatttttttctattaaagtttaatttaaataaaaaagtttttttcaactttttttattaattctgttaaaaaaaacatgaatatctAATTATATATCATTACAAAGTATACTTTCCCACCcctacattaaaaaaaagaaaataacatttaaaataattataaattataaaataaagtaatatatacaaatacaaaaataaaatagaattattaCATAACATTCCAAATCATTCCATTATATctatttacaaattaaaaataaacaagtttcttttattattttttaataaatcataactatcatttaatacattttattataataatataataaaatagtaatgaaatattaataataatttacatttaaaatttagatgattaaattttaatttagaacagtattttattttatttaataataaaatttaaatgaaataaaaaaaactaataatttaatttgaataataaaataaatgtaattaaattatttaaaataataatggttTAAGGTGTTTCCTGCACTAAAATTCTACAAAACATAGTTGCATTTAACACTAAGAAGAGATCTGAATTGGTTCTGATACTATTTGGAACCAATTTttccttatttgtgaccctggaccacaaaaccagtcataagggtcaatt from Garra rufa chromosome 12, GarRuf1.0, whole genome shotgun sequence harbors:
- the LOC141347618 gene encoding ankyrin repeat and SAM domain-containing protein 1A-like, encoding MSNPAPDAQARPDQTESEGSSEPSPQDLRKPPGHLKLARSLSKSDSDLLASPHCEDDGPLGGRCESLSNCVAERKEMEQMPSFASEWDEIEKIMSLIAGIEISKEHQPASEDTLRPHHAKENAVGVVCARDTSLITSGQAEFRRLDSDVSNTKVGLR